From a single Planococcus shenhongbingii genomic region:
- a CDS encoding M20 family metallo-hydrolase, with the protein MTIHNPLLEDLLKGFDTSLSHSGVNGERIARRLYELSHIGFTQVGGVKRPGFSIEEKSAKALVKKWMYGAGLDVSEDGAGNVVGRLKGANQDAKVIASGSHVDSVPNGGNFDGPLGVLSALEVVEAWKDSGFTPNKPFEVIIFTDEEGSRFNSGLSGSRAMVGEINEEEIQRLRDFNGADLEQVLEDYGSSIRDFKNAKRDFNELELFVEVHIEQGKKLEQENQPVGIVSGIAGLAWLEIEFYGEAGHAGNTPMIGRKDPLVAAAEFIQRVSEFPQKVSETGVATVGKMAVAPNGANVIPEKVSLNVDIRDIQEQTRDQLVNLITEEARNIAAKRGIQVEIKQSTKIQPIPIAENLKEKLAESLKKFGIKPTYIPSGAGHDAMVLGKHIPVAMLFVRSKEGISHNPKEWSSLNDCVAGIHVLKDFIEKKMME; encoded by the coding sequence ATGACGATACACAATCCGCTATTGGAAGATTTACTGAAAGGTTTTGACACCAGCCTGTCTCATTCTGGCGTCAATGGGGAACGTATTGCCCGGCGACTTTATGAATTATCTCACATCGGCTTTACACAAGTTGGGGGAGTTAAACGCCCCGGATTTTCAATAGAAGAAAAATCAGCGAAAGCACTTGTAAAGAAGTGGATGTATGGTGCCGGGCTTGACGTGTCGGAGGATGGTGCAGGAAATGTCGTTGGGCGCCTGAAAGGAGCAAATCAGGATGCAAAAGTCATCGCTTCAGGTTCTCATGTGGACAGTGTCCCAAACGGGGGGAATTTTGATGGGCCTCTCGGAGTATTATCAGCATTAGAAGTAGTAGAGGCCTGGAAAGACAGCGGTTTTACTCCCAATAAACCATTTGAAGTAATTATCTTTACTGACGAGGAAGGATCGCGGTTTAATAGCGGCCTAAGCGGCAGCCGGGCGATGGTAGGGGAAATCAACGAAGAAGAGATCCAAAGGCTTCGTGATTTTAATGGTGCAGACTTGGAGCAGGTTTTGGAAGATTATGGAAGTTCGATACGGGATTTCAAAAATGCCAAACGCGATTTTAATGAGCTGGAGCTTTTTGTGGAAGTCCATATCGAGCAAGGAAAAAAACTGGAGCAAGAAAATCAGCCTGTGGGCATTGTCAGTGGAATTGCAGGATTAGCATGGCTGGAAATTGAGTTTTACGGCGAAGCAGGGCACGCAGGAAACACGCCGATGATTGGCCGAAAAGACCCACTTGTGGCAGCTGCAGAATTTATCCAAAGAGTTTCTGAATTCCCGCAGAAGGTAAGTGAAACGGGAGTAGCAACAGTCGGCAAAATGGCAGTAGCGCCGAATGGTGCCAATGTGATTCCAGAAAAAGTTTCTTTAAACGTGGATATCCGTGATATCCAAGAACAGACACGCGATCAATTGGTAAATCTGATTACAGAAGAAGCTAGAAACATAGCAGCGAAACGCGGAATTCAAGTAGAGATCAAACAAAGCACAAAAATCCAGCCGATTCCGATTGCAGAAAATCTGAAAGAAAAACTAGCTGAATCATTGAAAAAGTTTGGGATTAAGCCGACTTATATACCAAGCGGTGCTGGACATGATGCTATGGTGCTTGGAAAGCATATTCCAGTTGCCATGCTGTTTGTCCGAAGCAAGGAAGGGATCAGCCACAATCCAAAAGAATGGTCATCATTAAATGATTGTGTAGCAGGAATCCATGTATTAAAGGATTTTATTGAGAAAAAAATGATGGAGTAA
- a CDS encoding M20 metallopeptidase family protein → MINEAIKNAIQESNEETISIRRKLHSEPELSWEEYNTSQYVYDYLTSLGIECRKTEPTGVIGTLKGGKEGKTVALRADMDALSVEELNIDLPYKSVTTGKMHACGHDAHTAMLLSAAKALAGIKDELPGSVRFIFQPAEEVATGAKAMVEQGAVEGVDDVFGIHIWSQIPSHSVACNPGPSFASADIFKVHFKGRGGHGAIPQACIDAAIIASSFVMNVQSVVSRTIDPQQPAVVTVGKMVVGTRFNVIAENAEIEGTVRCFDAETRDHIEKQLKIYAENTAAIYGGTATVDYFRGTQAVINGQESAELVRQVAAAAFGEGSVYDEKPTMGGEDFSFYLDKVPGSFALVGSGNPEKDTQWAHHHGKFNIDEEALATGAELYAQYAWAYLNK, encoded by the coding sequence ATGATTAATGAAGCCATCAAAAATGCCATACAAGAAAGTAACGAAGAAACAATTAGCATTCGCCGCAAATTGCATAGTGAACCGGAACTGTCCTGGGAAGAGTATAATACTTCTCAATATGTTTATGACTATTTGACAAGCCTTGGTATCGAATGCCGGAAAACAGAACCTACTGGCGTGATTGGCACGTTAAAGGGCGGCAAAGAAGGGAAAACTGTGGCCCTCCGTGCGGATATGGATGCTTTATCAGTAGAAGAACTGAATATCGATTTGCCTTATAAATCGGTTACAACCGGTAAAATGCATGCATGCGGACATGATGCCCATACTGCGATGCTGCTATCCGCCGCTAAAGCATTAGCTGGCATTAAAGACGAACTGCCGGGCTCGGTCCGTTTTATTTTCCAACCGGCAGAAGAAGTGGCCACAGGAGCTAAAGCAATGGTTGAGCAAGGAGCAGTGGAAGGTGTCGATGACGTATTCGGCATTCATATCTGGTCACAGATTCCTTCACATAGTGTAGCCTGCAATCCAGGCCCATCTTTTGCATCAGCTGATATCTTTAAAGTGCATTTCAAAGGCCGAGGCGGCCACGGCGCGATTCCGCAAGCTTGCATTGATGCAGCAATTATCGCTTCATCGTTTGTTATGAATGTTCAATCTGTGGTTTCACGGACCATTGATCCACAACAGCCGGCTGTTGTAACAGTTGGTAAAATGGTTGTGGGCACACGGTTTAATGTAATCGCTGAAAATGCTGAAATTGAAGGAACAGTCCGCTGTTTTGATGCTGAAACACGTGACCATATTGAAAAGCAACTGAAAATCTATGCGGAAAATACAGCGGCAATTTATGGCGGCACTGCGACTGTTGACTATTTTAGAGGCACGCAGGCAGTCATTAACGGACAAGAAAGTGCTGAACTGGTTCGGCAAGTAGCTGCAGCTGCGTTTGGGGAAGGGTCCGTTTATGATGAAAAGCCGACTATGGGCGGTGAAGATTTTTCCTTTTATTTGGATAAAGTTCCCGGAAGTTTTGCGTTAGTCGGCAGCGGAAACCCTGAAAAAGACACGCAATGGGCCCATCACCATGGGAAATTCAATATTGATGAAGAGGCTTTGGCAACCGGCGCGGAATTGTATGCACAGTATGCCTGGGCTTATTTAAATAAATAA
- a CDS encoding NAD-dependent succinate-semialdehyde dehydrogenase, with product MEGKNYINGDWTTAGDGVIDVMNPATGEKFGTVPNGGEAEAKAAVDAASAAFGTWSKTTVYERASLLMKWHDLLLEHKLEVAEIMTKEMGKPLAEAIGEIEYSASFISWFAEEAKRSNGRLIPATKEGKRIQVLKQPVGVVVSITPWNFPAAMMARKMAPALAAGCTFVAKPAKLTPLTAVRMYELAEEAGFPKGVINLVTGSASKIGRVFTSHPAVRKLTFTGSTEIGKELMKQSADSMLNLSLELGGHAPIIVCEDANMDLAIEGVMASKFRNAGQTCVCGNRIYVHRTIVEEFSQRLQEATAKLKVGNGMDEGVQIGPLVDQDGYEKSARHVQDAVEKGAKVLVGGDGKAENGAYFYNPTVLINATPDMLVMNEETFGPVAPIMAFDTDEEAVRLANDTRFGLAAYFFTDSLSRGTYISENLEYGIVGWNDGAPSTAQAPFGGMKESGIGREGGQEGLEAFLETKYISIKL from the coding sequence ATGGAAGGTAAAAACTATATTAATGGTGACTGGACAACAGCGGGTGATGGGGTCATCGACGTAATGAACCCGGCAACTGGGGAGAAATTCGGTACAGTACCAAACGGCGGTGAAGCAGAAGCTAAGGCTGCAGTTGATGCTGCTTCTGCGGCTTTTGGTACATGGTCAAAAACGACCGTCTATGAACGTGCCTCTCTCTTGATGAAATGGCATGATCTTTTACTGGAGCACAAACTGGAAGTGGCAGAAATCATGACGAAAGAAATGGGCAAGCCGTTAGCTGAAGCCATCGGAGAAATTGAATACTCCGCTTCCTTTATTTCCTGGTTCGCTGAAGAAGCAAAGCGTTCAAATGGCCGGCTCATCCCCGCAACAAAAGAAGGCAAACGGATCCAAGTATTAAAGCAGCCGGTTGGTGTTGTCGTTTCCATCACACCATGGAATTTCCCAGCTGCTATGATGGCTAGAAAAATGGCTCCAGCTCTCGCAGCCGGCTGTACATTTGTAGCGAAACCGGCAAAATTGACGCCACTGACCGCAGTGCGTATGTATGAGCTGGCAGAAGAAGCCGGATTCCCAAAAGGGGTTATTAATTTGGTGACCGGAAGCGCCAGCAAAATCGGACGTGTCTTCACCAGCCACCCAGCAGTCCGGAAACTGACTTTCACCGGATCCACTGAAATCGGCAAAGAATTGATGAAGCAAAGCGCTGACTCTATGTTGAATTTATCGCTTGAACTTGGCGGCCATGCTCCAATTATTGTCTGTGAAGACGCCAATATGGATTTGGCAATTGAAGGCGTTATGGCTTCGAAGTTCCGCAATGCGGGGCAAACCTGTGTATGCGGCAACCGAATTTATGTCCACCGGACAATTGTTGAAGAATTTTCACAGCGCCTGCAAGAAGCAACAGCTAAATTGAAAGTCGGCAACGGCATGGATGAAGGCGTTCAAATTGGCCCTCTTGTTGACCAGGACGGCTATGAAAAATCGGCTCGGCATGTACAAGATGCTGTGGAAAAAGGCGCAAAAGTTTTAGTCGGGGGAGACGGAAAAGCAGAAAACGGAGCATACTTCTATAACCCGACCGTATTGATCAACGCAACTCCGGATATGCTCGTCATGAACGAAGAAACATTCGGTCCGGTTGCTCCAATTATGGCTTTTGATACTGATGAAGAAGCGGTACGCCTTGCGAATGACACTCGATTCGGCTTAGCGGCCTATTTCTTTACAGATAGCTTATCACGGGGAACTTATATTTCTGAAAACCTTGAATATGGCATTGTGGGTTGGAATGACGGGGCTCCCTCCACAGCACAAGCGCCTTTTGGGGGCATGAAAGAAAGTGGAATTGGACGCGAAGGTGGACAAGAAGGATTGGAAGCTTTCCTGGAAACGAAGTATATTTCCATTAAATTATAA
- the thrB gene encoding homoserine kinase, whose protein sequence is MKWNDFTVTVPASTANLGPGFDSIGLALDLHLSIHVSPANEWSVQYNNESYQHLSPSSDNLIVVAAQKVAGKYGRDLPPARLQVETDIPLSRGLGSSASAIAGGIEIADRLLDLNMPMKEKVEIGTEMEGHADNISAALLGGLTISYADAEELSIVHVPEVEIGVLILVPPTEFLTSESRGLLPEELPHPVAVRSSMAANVLAAALAKGDWETAGRMMEKDEFHEPYRKSRFPDFDAIRLACRKSGAYGSAISGAGPSLFVAAEKGKERDISQKLKKLFPHYECLITKPSNAGIKSVETVL, encoded by the coding sequence ATGAAATGGAACGACTTTACGGTAACCGTGCCGGCTTCGACAGCTAACTTAGGCCCTGGATTTGATTCGATCGGACTTGCTCTGGATCTTCACCTATCCATTCATGTCTCTCCTGCAAATGAATGGTCGGTTCAATACAATAATGAAAGCTATCAGCATTTATCGCCTTCTTCAGATAATTTAATCGTTGTGGCGGCTCAGAAAGTTGCGGGTAAATATGGCCGGGATTTACCGCCTGCCAGACTCCAAGTGGAAACCGATATTCCGCTTAGCCGCGGTCTTGGCAGCAGTGCTTCCGCGATTGCAGGCGGCATTGAAATCGCGGATCGCCTTCTTGATTTGAATATGCCAATGAAAGAAAAAGTGGAAATCGGCACAGAGATGGAAGGGCATGCGGACAATATTTCTGCAGCACTTTTAGGCGGCTTGACGATATCTTATGCGGATGCCGAAGAGCTGTCAATTGTTCATGTTCCAGAGGTCGAAATCGGTGTCTTGATCCTAGTTCCCCCTACAGAATTTCTGACTTCAGAATCCAGAGGATTATTGCCGGAAGAACTACCGCATCCTGTCGCCGTCCGCAGCAGCATGGCTGCGAATGTACTAGCCGCAGCATTGGCAAAAGGGGATTGGGAAACAGCAGGGCGCATGATGGAGAAAGATGAATTTCATGAACCGTACCGAAAAAGCAGGTTCCCTGACTTTGATGCCATTCGGCTAGCTTGCCGGAAATCTGGTGCTTATGGTTCTGCCATCAGCGGAGCAGGTCCATCTTTATTTGTCGCAGCAGAAAAAGGCAAAGAACGAGACATCAGCCAAAAGCTGAAAAAGCTCTTTCCGCATTATGAATGCCTGATTACCAAACCGTCAAATGCGGGTATAAAATCAGTTGAAACAGTTTTATAA
- the thrC gene encoding threonine synthase: MRWPGLIEQYKEWLPVSEATPALTLQEGNTPLVHLEKLSEQWGIELYAKLEGANPTGSFKDRGMVMAVAKAKEEGKTVLVCASTGNTSASAAAYGARAGMRTIVVIPEGRIALGKLAQAKMYGAEILEIKGNFDEALRMVREVGQEAGIALVNSVNPYRLEGQKTIAFEVIDQLDRVPDIFALPVGNAGNISASWKGFSEYAEKTGAKRPELLGVQAAGAAPIVNNEIVENPETVATAIRIGNPASWNLALNALDESNGTILAATDEEILEAYQLLASTEGVFAEPASCASIAGIKKQVESGMLKKGSTVVAVLTGNGLKDPETAISVNEHKAQLVPADMEQFWEDLKKGVKA; this comes from the coding sequence ATGAGATGGCCAGGATTGATCGAACAGTATAAGGAATGGTTGCCGGTAAGTGAAGCTACACCTGCATTAACGCTGCAGGAAGGAAACACACCGCTAGTCCATTTAGAGAAGTTATCAGAGCAATGGGGAATTGAACTTTATGCGAAATTGGAAGGGGCTAACCCGACCGGATCCTTCAAAGACCGCGGAATGGTCATGGCCGTTGCAAAAGCAAAAGAAGAAGGAAAGACTGTACTAGTCTGTGCTTCTACCGGCAATACGTCTGCATCTGCTGCCGCATACGGCGCAAGAGCGGGTATGCGTACAATCGTCGTCATTCCGGAAGGGCGCATCGCACTTGGGAAATTGGCACAAGCAAAAATGTATGGAGCAGAAATCCTTGAGATCAAAGGGAATTTTGATGAAGCACTCCGCATGGTACGGGAAGTGGGGCAGGAAGCAGGAATTGCACTTGTCAACTCAGTTAATCCGTATCGTTTGGAAGGGCAGAAAACAATTGCATTTGAAGTGATCGACCAGCTGGACCGTGTGCCGGATATCTTCGCGTTGCCGGTTGGCAATGCCGGGAATATTTCTGCGTCTTGGAAAGGTTTTAGTGAATATGCTGAAAAAACCGGAGCAAAACGTCCGGAACTTTTAGGTGTCCAGGCAGCTGGAGCAGCGCCAATCGTTAATAATGAGATTGTTGAAAACCCGGAAACGGTTGCAACAGCAATCCGGATTGGCAATCCAGCCAGCTGGAACTTAGCATTAAATGCATTAGATGAATCAAATGGAACAATCTTAGCAGCTACAGATGAAGAAATTCTGGAAGCCTATCAATTGCTGGCTTCAACTGAAGGAGTTTTCGCAGAACCGGCATCTTGCGCTTCAATCGCAGGCATCAAAAAACAAGTGGAAAGCGGCATGCTGAAGAAAGGATCGACTGTTGTAGCGGTATTGACCGGCAATGGGTTAAAAGATCCGGAAACCGCCATTTCAGTAAATGAGCATAAAGCACAATTAGTGCCAGCAGATATGGAGCAGTTCTGGGAGGATTTGAAGAAAGGAGTCAAGGCATGA
- a CDS encoding homoserine dehydrogenase encodes MKNEISIGLLGLGTVGTGVAKILQQHQQDLHHKLGVQVTIKKVLVRNNNKERLSILDPSVFTTDIDEILNDSSLDIIVEVMGGMDGAKRAIEEALKAGKQVVTANKDVMAEHGHDLLKLADAQKCDLFYEASVAGGIPIIRTLEDGLASDRISSLMGIVNGTTNFILTKMKKENMSYETALAEATRLGYAEADPSADVDGLDAARKMVILSSLAFSTEVHIEDVLVRGMREIQEGDLEMANDFGYTMKMVGSSKKDEEGIEVAVEPIFLANSHPLASVNNEFNAVYIYGDAVGETMLYGPGAGSLPTATSVVSDIIAACRNLLLEVNGKRIHAAQHERVMKPESSRYAKYFHRLLVKDEVGVLSKLTAVYSKHGASLQSVMQHPAAEEGQAELVFLTHQISRQQHLDVLNDLAGTASVISHYRIEGEETA; translated from the coding sequence ATGAAAAATGAAATTTCGATCGGATTATTAGGGCTTGGAACAGTGGGCACTGGGGTTGCAAAAATTTTGCAGCAGCATCAACAAGATTTGCATCATAAATTAGGCGTTCAAGTAACCATTAAAAAAGTATTGGTCAGGAACAATAACAAAGAACGTTTGTCAATTCTTGATCCAAGCGTTTTTACAACCGATATTGACGAAATATTGAATGATTCTTCCCTGGATATCATTGTGGAAGTAATGGGCGGAATGGACGGAGCGAAACGGGCGATTGAAGAAGCGTTAAAAGCCGGCAAGCAAGTTGTAACCGCCAATAAGGATGTCATGGCTGAACATGGCCATGATCTTTTGAAACTGGCAGATGCGCAGAAATGCGATTTGTTTTATGAAGCGAGTGTAGCTGGAGGCATTCCGATCATCCGCACTTTGGAGGATGGATTAGCATCAGACAGGATTTCAAGTTTGATGGGAATCGTCAACGGCACAACAAACTTCATCTTAACGAAAATGAAAAAAGAAAATATGAGTTATGAAACAGCTTTGGCAGAAGCGACAAGATTGGGATATGCAGAAGCAGATCCTTCAGCAGACGTGGATGGATTAGATGCAGCACGGAAAATGGTCATTTTATCATCATTGGCATTTTCGACAGAAGTCCATATTGAAGATGTGCTGGTCAGAGGAATGCGGGAAATACAAGAGGGCGACTTGGAAATGGCGAATGATTTCGGTTATACCATGAAGATGGTCGGTTCTTCTAAAAAAGACGAAGAAGGCATCGAAGTTGCGGTAGAACCTATTTTCCTGGCAAACTCACATCCGCTGGCTTCAGTCAATAATGAGTTTAACGCAGTATACATATATGGAGATGCAGTTGGAGAAACAATGCTGTATGGTCCAGGAGCCGGCTCATTGCCGACGGCTACTTCCGTTGTATCAGATATTATCGCTGCATGCCGGAACCTGTTGCTTGAAGTTAACGGCAAGCGAATTCACGCTGCCCAGCACGAACGAGTGATGAAACCGGAAAGCAGCCGCTATGCAAAGTATTTCCATCGCTTACTGGTAAAAGATGAAGTGGGAGTACTGTCGAAACTAACTGCTGTTTACAGCAAACACGGTGCCAGCCTTCAATCTGTCATGCAGCATCCTGCAGCAGAAGAAGGGCAGGCCGAACTTGTATTTTTGACACATCAGATTTCACGCCAGCAGCATCTGGATGTATTAAACGACTTAGCAGGAACGGCGAGCGTCATCAGCCATTACCGCATCGAAGGGGAGGAAACAGCATGA
- a CDS encoding aspartate kinase, with amino-acid sequence MKVCKFGGTSVASAEQIQKVANIVKADSARKIIVVSAPGKRFEGDVKVTDLLIQLATTALSGQNTASALSQVVGRYASIAEELGLDSEIVSIIAADLSYRLAFSKEDPSLFFDQVKASGEDNSAKLIAAYFSSIGLTAEYINPKQAGLVVTELPKRVQALPESYNNLSTLANQQLISVFPGFFGYTHDGTLRTFDRGGSDITGSILAAAVKAELYENFTDVDCVFAANPRIVENPVEIQTMTYREMRELSYAGFAVLHDEALMPAFKESVPVCIRNTNNPQSPGTMIVAERDYSRLPVTGISADSGFSTLYVSKYLMNREIGFGRKLLQILEDEDISYEHIPSGIDNLSVIIRSHQLTPEKESRIVERVNNELHVDDVHFISNFSMVVLVGEGMKYTTGLAARATDAIARTGANIEMINQGSSEVSLVFGVLKEDETKILKELYNEFFVPSLVV; translated from the coding sequence ATGAAAGTATGTAAATTTGGCGGAACATCTGTAGCAAGCGCGGAACAAATCCAGAAAGTGGCGAACATTGTCAAAGCGGATTCCGCACGGAAAATCATTGTGGTATCAGCCCCCGGCAAACGTTTCGAGGGCGATGTAAAAGTCACGGATCTTCTTATCCAATTAGCAACAACTGCGTTATCAGGACAAAATACTGCTTCAGCATTGAGCCAGGTAGTTGGCCGATACGCGTCGATTGCAGAAGAATTGGGGCTCGACAGTGAAATTGTTTCCATCATTGCAGCCGATCTTTCTTACAGGCTCGCATTCAGCAAAGAAGATCCTTCTTTATTCTTTGATCAAGTAAAAGCCAGCGGTGAAGACAATTCCGCGAAACTAATCGCAGCTTATTTTTCATCTATTGGATTGACTGCAGAATATATCAATCCAAAACAAGCAGGGCTGGTCGTCACTGAACTTCCAAAACGCGTTCAGGCGTTGCCAGAATCATACAATAATTTATCCACTTTGGCCAATCAACAACTCATCAGTGTGTTCCCAGGATTTTTTGGTTATACACACGATGGCACGCTGCGGACTTTCGACCGCGGCGGATCCGATATTACTGGTTCTATTTTAGCGGCTGCCGTGAAAGCGGAATTGTATGAGAATTTTACAGACGTTGACTGCGTGTTTGCAGCCAATCCGAGAATTGTGGAAAACCCGGTGGAAATCCAAACAATGACTTACCGTGAAATGCGTGAACTTTCTTATGCCGGTTTTGCTGTACTGCATGACGAAGCTTTAATGCCTGCGTTCAAAGAATCTGTTCCTGTTTGCATCAGAAATACGAATAATCCTCAATCTCCGGGTACGATGATTGTAGCAGAACGGGATTATTCACGCCTTCCGGTGACCGGAATTTCGGCGGACAGCGGATTCTCTACACTGTATGTCAGCAAATATTTGATGAACCGGGAAATCGGTTTCGGACGCAAACTGCTGCAGATTCTAGAAGACGAAGACATTTCCTATGAACATATCCCTTCAGGCATTGATAATCTATCAGTCATCATCCGCAGCCATCAGTTAACGCCTGAAAAAGAAAGCCGCATTGTGGAACGCGTCAATAATGAGCTGCACGTAGACGATGTGCATTTCATCAGCAACTTCTCGATGGTCGTTTTGGTCGGCGAAGGGATGAAATATACCACTGGGCTGGCTGCACGTGCAACTGATGCCATTGCCAGAACCGGCGCCAATATTGAAATGATCAATCAGGGTTCATCCGAAGTCAGCCTCGTCTTCGGGGTCTTGAAAGAAGATGAAACCAAAATTTTAAAGGAGTTATACAATGAATTCTTTGTTCCTTCTTTGGTTGTCTAA
- a CDS encoding LytTR family DNA-binding domain-containing protein yields the protein MEKSVLEQVGFIMGDWIPKEASIAVAVGSSYVYCKAGVQDSYVKVGDEVAEGSVAGRTYKEEKRLEVLVGDEESGIAYFGVGYPVHISGQAGVLVVILPSDFLQRQKQPLKFLTGKLEDTWRPVPVTNVSHIESSQKKTWFYAEEEAYCSIHTLKSLKDQLPDTFLPIHRSYIVNIPFIQEISRDFSSNLVLTLKDGAVLPVSQNYTALVRERLGF from the coding sequence ATGGAGAAAAGTGTTTTAGAACAAGTGGGGTTCATTATGGGAGACTGGATTCCGAAAGAGGCGTCGATTGCAGTCGCAGTTGGAAGCAGCTATGTTTACTGCAAAGCGGGTGTACAGGATTCCTACGTCAAAGTGGGCGATGAAGTAGCAGAAGGCAGTGTGGCTGGCCGTACATATAAAGAAGAGAAGCGACTGGAAGTGCTGGTGGGAGACGAAGAATCTGGAATTGCATATTTTGGAGTGGGTTATCCGGTGCATATTTCCGGGCAAGCTGGAGTTTTAGTTGTTATTTTGCCGTCGGATTTCCTCCAGCGCCAAAAACAGCCGCTGAAGTTTTTAACTGGAAAGCTTGAAGATACGTGGCGGCCGGTGCCGGTCACCAATGTTTCCCATATCGAGAGCAGCCAAAAGAAAACTTGGTTTTATGCAGAAGAAGAAGCCTATTGTTCAATCCACACATTGAAATCCCTGAAAGACCAATTACCGGATACGTTTTTGCCCATCCATCGTTCTTATATCGTCAATATTCCTTTTATCCAGGAAATCTCCCGGGACTTTTCTTCAAATTTAGTTTTAACGTTAAAAGATGGGGCAGTCTTGCCGGTCAGCCAGAATTACACCGCTTTGGTCCGGGAGCGGCTCGGCTTTTAA
- the aceA gene encoding isocitrate lyase, giving the protein MVTKQLQIEQLKKSWAEDSRWNGIVRPYSAEDVVKLRGSIQIEYTLAKKGAERLFRSIHKKNFVNALGALTGNQAIQQVKAGLEAIYLSGWQVAADANSAGQMYPDQSLYPVDSVPNVVKKINQALQRADQIDNVEGDEGFDWFAPIVADAEAGFGGPLNVFELMKLMIEAGAAGVHFEDQLASEKKCGHLGGKVLQPTQNAVRNLISARLASDVLGVPTVLIARTDADAADLITSDIDPVDHPFITGERTPEGFYRTNAGIEQAIARGLAYAPYADLVWCETSHPNLEEAKQFADAIHEKFPGKLLAYNCSPSFNWKAKLDEETIAKYQVELGKMGYKFQFVTLAGFHALNHSMFELAHDYKDNGMAAYSKLQQAEFESESKGYTATRHQREVGTGYFDEVSQIISGGTSSTTAMKGSTETAQFQPVK; this is encoded by the coding sequence ATGGTAACCAAACAACTACAAATCGAACAATTGAAAAAGAGCTGGGCTGAAGATAGCCGTTGGAACGGAATTGTCCGGCCTTACTCAGCGGAGGATGTAGTCAAACTTCGCGGTTCTATCCAAATTGAATATACGCTTGCGAAAAAAGGAGCTGAGCGTCTATTCCGCTCCATCCATAAAAAGAATTTTGTGAATGCCTTAGGCGCATTGACTGGCAACCAGGCAATCCAGCAAGTAAAAGCAGGATTAGAAGCGATTTACTTGAGCGGCTGGCAAGTAGCAGCCGATGCCAACTCTGCCGGACAGATGTACCCGGATCAAAGCTTATATCCTGTCGACTCGGTGCCGAATGTCGTGAAAAAGATTAATCAGGCCTTGCAGCGTGCAGACCAGATTGACAATGTGGAAGGCGATGAAGGCTTTGACTGGTTCGCACCAATTGTCGCTGATGCAGAAGCTGGATTCGGTGGACCGCTGAATGTTTTTGAATTGATGAAATTGATGATTGAAGCTGGTGCTGCCGGCGTTCACTTCGAAGACCAATTGGCTTCCGAGAAAAAATGCGGCCATTTAGGCGGAAAAGTATTGCAGCCGACCCAGAACGCGGTCCGAAATTTAATCTCAGCGAGGCTGGCATCCGATGTATTAGGCGTGCCGACTGTCTTGATTGCCCGCACTGATGCAGATGCAGCTGATTTAATCACGAGCGACATCGACCCGGTTGACCATCCTTTCATCACCGGCGAACGGACACCTGAAGGATTCTACCGCACCAACGCTGGCATTGAACAAGCGATTGCCCGGGGATTGGCGTATGCGCCTTACGCTGATTTAGTATGGTGTGAAACGTCCCATCCGAATTTGGAAGAAGCGAAACAGTTTGCAGATGCCATCCACGAGAAGTTTCCAGGCAAGCTTTTAGCTTACAACTGCTCTCCATCTTTCAACTGGAAAGCAAAATTAGATGAGGAAACCATTGCGAAATATCAAGTTGAACTTGGTAAGATGGGGTATAAATTCCAATTCGTTACGCTTGCTGGATTCCATGCTTTGAATCATAGCATGTTTGAACTGGCTCACGATTACAAAGACAATGGCATGGCTGCATATTCAAAATTGCAGCAAGCTGAATTTGAAAGCGAGTCGAAAGGCTACACAGCAACGCGCCATCAGCGAGAAGTCGGCACCGGCTACTTCGACGAAGTATCACAAATCATCTCAGGCGGTACAAGTTCAACCACTGCGATGAAAGGCTCCACGGAAACGGCTCAATTCCAACCGGTGAAATGA